Proteins encoded together in one Lathamus discolor isolate bLatDis1 chromosome 3, bLatDis1.hap1, whole genome shotgun sequence window:
- the PTMA gene encoding LOW QUALITY PROTEIN: prothymosin alpha (The sequence of the model RefSeq protein was modified relative to this genomic sequence to represent the inferred CDS: deleted 3 bases in 2 codons) yields the protein MGAARGSARAAPPSIRGPVEPRESPLTRAKPSWHCSARAAARAHSPATAPRAPAMSDAAVDTSAEISAKDLKEKKEVVEETENGRDAPANGNANEENGEQEADNEVDEEEEEGGEEEDEEEEGDGEEEDGDEDDEAEGATGKRAAEDDEDDDVDPKKQKTDEDD from the exons ATGGGCGCGGCGCGGGGCAGCGCGCGCGCCGCC CCCCCGTCTATAAGAGGGCCCGTGGAGCCGCGTGAGTCCCCACTGACTCGCGCAAAGCCATCTTGGCATTGTTCtgcccgcgccgccgcccgcgcc cACAGCCCCGCCACAGCCCCGCGCGCCCCCGCCATGTCCGACGCGGCCGTGGACACCAGCGCCGAGATCTCCGCCAAG gatctaaaagagaagaaggaagttgttgaagaaacagaaaatggcaGAGATGCACCGGCCAACGGCAATGCT AACGAGGAAAATGGAGAGCAGGAGGCTGACAACGAAGtagatgaagaggaagaagaaggtgGTGAGGAAGAGGACGAGGAGGAAGAGGGTGATG gtgaggaagaggatggtgatgaagatgatgaagcTGAGGGAGCCACAGGCAAACGGGcagctgaggatgatgag GATGACGACGTTGATCCCAAGAAGCAGAAAACCGATGAAGATGACTAG